One Eurosta solidaginis isolate ZX-2024a chromosome 5, ASM4086904v1, whole genome shotgun sequence DNA segment encodes these proteins:
- the LOC137254234 gene encoding protein transport protein Sec24C-like has translation MPNPISVIIENQNSAGGAFITNEQGLLPPLVTTKYVVEDQGNSSPRYVKSSLYCIPATADLLKTTALAITLTVSPMARTVEGEYEPPIVNVGALGAIRCNRCKAHMQLCQLHISNIWPTPDSVR, from the exons atgccaaacccgataagcgttatcattgaaaatcaaaatagcgctggtggggcttttattactaatgaacagggtttattaccaccattggtgaccacaaaatatgtggtagaagatcagggtaactcctcgccacgttacgttaa gtcgtctttgtattgcatacctgcaacagctgatttattaaaaacaacagctttggccattacacttaccgtctcaccaatggcacgcacggttgagggtgaatatgagccacccattgtaaatgtTGGTgcattgggtgcaattagatgtaatcgttgcaaggctcatatgcaactt tgccaactgcatatttccaacatttggcccacaccggacagcgtgcgATAA